GAGCACTACCTTGACATGGTAGTGGTCGATGGTTCGAGTCCATTCGGGGCCACCATTTCGCTTCTTTCGGATTCAAATTTTCAAATTTGCTTTATCTTTCGCACCGTAAACCCAAACAATAAATTTTCGTCAAATTCGTCTGTTAATAGCCAAAAAATATATTTATGTTTTGAATTCGCGCGAGTTTTTGAGAAGTAAAATTTAATAATTAAAGCGCAAAGGCAACCACTCCTTTGCGCAATTTGGGAGAAAAATGAATCAAAACAATGCAAAGACGAGATAAATGCATGTTTCATTCGATGAAATATTAGCGTTAGTTTTCTTAAAGTATAATAAACTATATTGAGAATATTACCGATTTAACAATATTTAAAATTTAATCAATATATTCTACTATATTCAAAACTCAAATTTGACCGCCGTTTAAACCCAAATCAAATAAAACATTAAGTAAAGCTTAAAAACATTTTAGCTAAAATCAAGCCCAATTCTTTCAGCGTAAGAAAGATGTTTCGATAAAAAGGACGTAAAATGAGCGATATTATCGCATACAAACTGGATGGAAACATAGTCGATACTCAGAGTATCAACGGGCGAGAAAACGCCGCAGAACCGATTTATTTTGACAACTCCCCCGACGCGCTAAACGTTATCAGACACTCCTGTGCGCACCTCATGGCGCAAGCGATCAAAGAGCTTTATCCGCAGGCTAAATTTTTTGTCGGACCAAACGTCGAGGACGGATTTTATTATGATTTTAAAGTCGATGAGGCCAACAGCAAGCTTAGCGACGAGGATTTAGAGGCGATAGAAACTAAGATGAAAGAGCTAGCCGAAGCAAAGCTTGACATAGTCAAAACCTGCTCGACCAAAACCGCGATGAGCGATAAATTTAAAGACGACGAGCTAAAACAAGAGGTGCTAAAACGTATCCCAGAGGGCGAAGTCAGTAGCTACAAGCAAGGAAATTTCGAGGACTTGTGCCGCGGACCGCACTTGCCAAATACCAAATTTTTAAGATTTTTTAAACTAACCCGCGTAGCCGGTGCGTATCTTGGCGGCGATGAAACGCGCGAGATGATAAACCGCATTTACGGTACGGCATTTGCCGATAAAGAGAGCCTAAAAGAGCACATCCGCATCATCGAAGAGGCCAAAAAACGCGACCACAGAAAGCTTGGCGTCGAGATGAAGCTGTTTACCTTCGATGAAGAAGTCGGCGGCGGCCTACCGATCTGGCTACCAAACGGCGGACGCTTGCGCTCAAAGTTAGAGCAAATTTTATACAAAGCCCACCGCGACCGCGGCTACGAGCCGGTTAGAGGTCCTGAGCTACTAAAAGCCGACGTATGGAAAAAGAGCGGTCACTACGCAAACTATAAAGAAAATATGTACTTTACGACGATTGACGAGGCAGAATACGGCATAAAGCCGATGAACTGCGTCGGTCACATCAAGGTCTATCAAAGCGACATCCGCTCGTACCGCGATTTGCCGCTTAAATTTTTCGAATACGGCGTCGTGCATCGCCACGAAAAAAGCGGCGTTTTGCACGGACTTTTCAGGGTGCGCGAATTTGCCCAGGACGACTCGCACATCTTTTGTATGCCGAGTCAGATAAAAGAAAATATCCTAGAAATTTTAAAATTTGCCGGCAAAATAATGGAAAATTTCGGCTTTCACTACGAGATGGAGATTTCGACCAAGCCTGCAAAAGCGATCGGCGGGGACGAAATTTGGGAAACGGCGACGAAAGCGCTAAAAGAAGCGCTTGACGAAAACGGCTTTAAATACGGCATCGACGAGGGCGGCGGCGCATTCTACGGTCCAAAAATCGACATCAAAATCACCGACGCGCTAAAACGAAAATGGCAGTGCGGCACGATCCAGGTCGATTTTAACCTGCCTGAGCGCTTTGATCTGGGCTACATCGACGCAAATAACGAACGCCAGCGCCCCGTCATGCTGCACCGCGCGCTACTGGGAAGCTTCGAGCGATTTATCGGCATTTTGATCGAACACACGGGCGGCGAGCTGCCATTTTTCGTCGCTCCAACGCAAGTAGTCATCGTACCGATTAGCGACGCGCACCTAGACTACGCCAAAACCGTCGCCAAAGAACTTCGCAAAATCGGCGTAGATAGCGAAATCGCGAGCAAAAACGAGAGCCTAAACAAACGCATCCGCACCGCAGAAAAACAGCGCGTGCCGATGATAGCCGTACTTGGCGACAACGAAGCGGCGAATAACTCTATCGCCCTGCGCGACCGCACGACTAGGGAGCAAAAAGATATGAAGCTGGACGAATTCGTAGGGCTACTAAAATCAAAACTCGCCGAGGTAAGTTTTTGAAACACCAGCGAAAATCCGCTAAATTTGAGCTAGGCGCGGCTTTATGCTAAGCCTGGCTTTTACCAAAATCCGCAAAAATTGTCACGGCGCAATAAATTTCTACGAAAAATACAATAAAAACACAATATTTTTGGATATAATCAACAAATTTCAACTTAAAGGAAAAAACTAATTGGCTAAAGAAAACGAAGTGTTGCTCAACGAAGATATCAGAGCGAGCGAAGTAAGATGCATAGGGGACGACGGCACCGCATACGGCGTCATCCCAAGAGTAGAGGCCTTGAAAATCGCCGAGAAAATGGGGCTTGATCTGGTGCTAATCGCGCCTGATGCTAAACCCCCCGTTTGCAAGATAATGGACTACGGCAAATTCCGCTACCAGCAGGAAAAAAAGCAAAAAGAGGCCAAGAAAAAGCAAAAAACGATCGAAGTAAAAGAGATCAAACTCTCCGTCAAAATCGCTCAAAACGACATCAACTACAAAGTCAAGCACGCTCTTGAGTTTCTAGAAGACGGCAAACACGTCAAATTTCGCGTATTTCTAAAAGGCCGCGAGATGAGCAATCCCGAAGCCGGCGTCGCGATGTTACAAAAAGTCTGGGAGATGGTAAAAGAGGTCTCCGACCGCGATAAAGAGCCGCTGCTAGAAGGCCGCTACGTCAATATGTTGGTAACGCCGAAGAGGTAAAATTTAATAAATTTGGGCGAGAAATCGCTCAAATTTATCCTAAAATTCCATCAAAGGAAATTTATGACTGCACAAGAGCTAGGAAAAGAACTGGCAAATATGTATTTTACAGCAAAAGACGGCGAAAGGGTAGCCATGATACATTTGTTTGGCATAAAATTTAGCAAACAAATATTATCGAATAAAATAAGTGCAAATGAAATCATTAAGTATGCAAAATCTCCAGATGGCTCCATAGTTAACAAATCATATTTTGCAGAGATAAACAAGGGTGTAAAGCTGGCAAAATATGTTGAAGAAAAGAAAGATTAAAACGAATATATAAGCAGTGAATTCGCGCAAGTCAAACCACTACACAAACGATCAGATCAAAGAAATTTTAAAAATACGTATCGAGCTAGCAAAAGGACTGATCTCCTGCGAAATAGCTGAGCGAGAAACGCTAAAAATCGTCCCGACCTACCCCGTTCATAATCTAAACTATGACGCCAAGCGAATGCAAAAAACTCTTGTCGGTATAGGCGAATACGGCTTTGGCTATCCTGCTAACTGGGCGCAAACGCTGCTTGAAATAACCAGCGGCGAAGAGCGAGCGCAAATTTTTAAAGCCCTCAAAGAGCAACAGCGACTATATCTCGAAAAAGACGGTAAAAATAACAAAAAGCTAGAAAAAGTCCTTCAAGCCGCCGAGCAAAATTTACCCGAGTAAAAGTCCAAAAGCACGGTAAATCTAAGCTCGCAAATATAAAATTTGCAAGTTAGCATAGGCGTGTAAAACGGCATCAAAGAAGTAAAATTTGAGCCAAAACCGCTAAAAAAATAAATTTCGTATGCGAGCCACTTAATCAGCTAAATTTTAGCCTTTACAAGCAGCCACACACTTAAAACTGAGACTTTAGATGAACCTGCGCGATTTATTTGCCGACTTTTTTGTAGCGGTCTTTTCTGAGAGCCCTTTGCTCTTTTCACAGCATCTCTCATAAGTCTGCTTTGATAGGCTCGCATTTGCTAAATTTAGCGCGCCTGCAAAGACCGCACGACAAATACACAAACGATTGCGCAGGATTTGTAGCAAACAAGACGGCGATTTTTGACTTCATCTACCGCAAAGTTAAATTTCGCCCGAATTTAGCTAAAATCGCGCTAAAATTTAAATCAAAAAGAGAAAAAATGATATACCTTTGCGGCGATACGCATGGGAGCGCGGAGCTTCACAAAATCACGAACAAGGCCTTTTTAAGCCGAAATTTTACGCGCGAGGACTACGTGATCGTGCTTGGTGATTTCGGTCTATTTTTTAGCGATACGCCAAACGAGCGGCTCGCCAGAGAGCGGCTGGGCAAACTGCCGTATACGCTGCTTTTTATCGACGGCAACCACGAAAATTTCGACCTACTCTACGGCCTACCGACCGAGGAAAAATTCGGCGGCAAGGTAGGCGTCGGAGGGGAGAATTTATTTTGGCTTAGGCGCGGCGAAATTTACGAGATAGACGGGCGAAATTTTCTAGCTTTCGGCGGGGCGTTTAGTATCGACAGAGCTTGGCGCAGGCTAAACGTAAGCTACTGGGATGCCGAAATCCCAAGCCAGAGCGAGCTAAATTTCGCGCTTAGCAATCTAGCTCGCTTTAAGAGCGCGGGCGGCAAGATAGACGCGGTGCTAAGCCACACGGCGCCTACTTTTTTGATGTCAGCGCTTAGCGATCTATTTTTAGGCGGCGGAGCGATTTACGATCCGACTACGGATATGTTAGAGCGGATTTTTGAGCTTGCAAAGCCCGAGAAATGGTACTTCGGACACTTTCATGCAGATAGAAAAATCTCCGCTTGCGGCTGCGAGTTTCATCTGTGCTACGACGAAATTTTAAAATTTTAGAGTAAATTCTCGCGCCGAGGCTTTGTAAACGAGTGCGATTTTAGCTCGTATAGCGCTAAAATTTATAATTTCGGCGGCAAAATTTAGCCCGATTTAACTTCGCCGCACAAGCTTTATAACTCCAAAACCGTCTTAACGCCTAACCTCTGCGCGTTCTCAAAGTAGCTTTTAGCCGGATTGAGTCCGAAAATGCGCATCAGCTCCTGCCTCGCCCAGCGAGTTTCTGGGTCTCTTAGATCGTTTGTTTGGTAGGCAAGCTCCTCGCCGCGCAAAATTTCGGCGATCTCAAACTGCGCGTATCGCGGGCTAAAACCGATGCAGTTAAATTTCAAATTATTTTCTTCTATCAGCTCTTTTAGCTCGCGCGAGGCGGCCTTCATCACGCTTTGCTCGTCTGAGCAGATCTCTATAAATCCCCACTGCAAATACGTCCGCGCCGGGCTAACGTGAAAACTCATCGGAAAATCAAGCTGCGAGACATCAACCTTTTCGTGCGCGAAAATTTCAAATTCGCCGTAAAAAAACGCGTTGTCAAACATCACGTCCATAGGCAGCCTAGGGCGCGACATCAGCTCGCCCACGCTTGCTTCGCCCTGCGACGCATACGCAAAAAGCTCGATAAAAACGGGTTTTCCCATAAACCCTAGCATCGCGTGGCCTTCCGGTAAAAGGCCGCTTTTTCGCAGTTTATGCCCATCTAAAATCACCCTGCCAAAGCCGTAGCGATTGCGGTCAAGCTTAAAACGGAAAAAATCTCCGCTTTTAAATTTGATATTTTTACGGCCCGCTTTCTTAAACTCCTCGATCTTACGCGCATGACCCGAGTCCGACTGCGCAATAAAGCGCTCTATCTCGCTTCTAAAATCCATCTCCCGTCCGTGTCCGCTCTCCCACACGCTGTCGTAAAACGTGGTCTGCGAGGCAAAGCTAGCGATTCGCAGGCTGTATTTATTAGCGTATAAATAGACTCCAAGGGGCGTGCGCTTTTCAAAATTTGCGGGCGTTAGCTTTACCTCCTTGCCTTTTGCAGTTTTAGGCAGCAGTATCTCGCGCCCCTTAGTCGCTTCGTCGTAGCCGTATTCCGCATAAAGCTCGTCTGTGGAAACCACATGCTTTTTGATGACGTCGCCCTCAAAATACAGCACGCTAGCGGGTCTAAATTTATCCCCGGCAAACTCTACCCGCTCCCAGCTCTGTTGCACTGCATCAAGCCCGAAATACGCCCTTTGCTCGTTATTTAGTTCAAACATTTTTACCTTTCGTTTTCGCTTGCGCGCCGCTTGCCGCGCTACCAAATTTTGCGGTTTAAATTTAGCTCTTTTACTATCTGCGTAAAGCTCTCTATCTCGCTTTCATAGGCGATTAGCGTCGCTTCGTCCGTTAGCGATTTGCCAAGCTGCGGCTCAAAGTCGTCGCGCCAGGTCTCGACGGCGATAAAGATTTGACCGTCCTTAAAAACGGCGTTTACGGGGCAGCCAAATCTCTCGCAAATCTCGCGAAATCTCTCCATAAGCGCGGGCGTAAGGACGTATCTAGCGCCGATTTGATCGGTCGTATAGACGTCAAACTTCTCTTCAAACCTCGCATCGTCCATACTCGCTCGCTGCCCGTAGATCGCTAAATTTCGCGAATTTACGTGCGCGATTTGCGTTACGCAGCTTGATTTTTTATTAAAATCCGCCTTAAAAAGTACGCCCCGAAATAGCACGACCGTCTCGGTGTTATTTTTCTTTTTCACCATTTTGGCTGCGTAAAAGTCGCTAAATTTGATGCGCACGCCCTCTATCTCGCCGCTTATGAGATCCTCGCTGCTCCACTCATCGACCCTGCAGTCATAAATCGTAAAAAACTCGTCAAGCCCCAACCCGCGGTCTTTATCGTAGCTAAGACCGTGCTTTTTTACGATCTTTTCTATGATTTGACGCTTAAAATTCGCCCTAAATTCGCGCCTTTTTGATGCTGTGATAAGCATCGCCGTAAAAGTATAAACGAGCGCGCCTATCGCAGCGCCGAAAATCGCGTCTAAAAGATACGTTATCGCAGCGCCCGCGCAAATGCCCGCGCCAAGGCCGATCAAATTTGCTTTTTTGGTAGCGGCGACCAAAATTACGCGCTCGTTTTCTAGCTCTTTTAGCCCCGGCGAAAGCTCGCTCGCGGGCGAGTTTGGGGCGTTTTCGCTTAAATTTCGGGCGGGTTTTTCGCCTAAGGCCGCAAAAAGATTAGAAGCCGCCGGAAACGCGAAAAGCGCTACAAATGCGCCGACGAAAATAAAGGTAAATAAAGTCTCC
Above is a genomic segment from uncultured Campylobacter sp. containing:
- the thrS gene encoding threonine--tRNA ligase, producing the protein MSDIIAYKLDGNIVDTQSINGRENAAEPIYFDNSPDALNVIRHSCAHLMAQAIKELYPQAKFFVGPNVEDGFYYDFKVDEANSKLSDEDLEAIETKMKELAEAKLDIVKTCSTKTAMSDKFKDDELKQEVLKRIPEGEVSSYKQGNFEDLCRGPHLPNTKFLRFFKLTRVAGAYLGGDETREMINRIYGTAFADKESLKEHIRIIEEAKKRDHRKLGVEMKLFTFDEEVGGGLPIWLPNGGRLRSKLEQILYKAHRDRGYEPVRGPELLKADVWKKSGHYANYKENMYFTTIDEAEYGIKPMNCVGHIKVYQSDIRSYRDLPLKFFEYGVVHRHEKSGVLHGLFRVREFAQDDSHIFCMPSQIKENILEILKFAGKIMENFGFHYEMEISTKPAKAIGGDEIWETATKALKEALDENGFKYGIDEGGGAFYGPKIDIKITDALKRKWQCGTIQVDFNLPERFDLGYIDANNERQRPVMLHRALLGSFERFIGILIEHTGGELPFFVAPTQVVIVPISDAHLDYAKTVAKELRKIGVDSEIASKNESLNKRIRTAEKQRVPMIAVLGDNEAANNSIALRDRTTREQKDMKLDEFVGLLKSKLAEVSF
- the infC gene encoding translation initiation factor IF-3 gives rise to the protein MAKENEVLLNEDIRASEVRCIGDDGTAYGVIPRVEALKIAEKMGLDLVLIAPDAKPPVCKIMDYGKFRYQQEKKQKEAKKKQKTIEVKEIKLSVKIAQNDINYKVKHALEFLEDGKHVKFRVFLKGREMSNPEAGVAMLQKVWEMVKEVSDRDKEPLLEGRYVNMLVTPKR
- a CDS encoding metallophosphoesterase, whose amino-acid sequence is MLNLARLQRPHDKYTNDCAGFVANKTAIFDFIYRKVKFRPNLAKIALKFKSKREKMIYLCGDTHGSAELHKITNKAFLSRNFTREDYVIVLGDFGLFFSDTPNERLARERLGKLPYTLLFIDGNHENFDLLYGLPTEEKFGGKVGVGGENLFWLRRGEIYEIDGRNFLAFGGAFSIDRAWRRLNVSYWDAEIPSQSELNFALSNLARFKSAGGKIDAVLSHTAPTFLMSALSDLFLGGGAIYDPTTDMLERIFELAKPEKWYFGHFHADRKISACGCEFHLCYDEILKF
- a CDS encoding immunity 26/phosphotriesterase HocA family protein, translated to MFELNNEQRAYFGLDAVQQSWERVEFAGDKFRPASVLYFEGDVIKKHVVSTDELYAEYGYDEATKGREILLPKTAKGKEVKLTPANFEKRTPLGVYLYANKYSLRIASFASQTTFYDSVWESGHGREMDFRSEIERFIAQSDSGHARKIEEFKKAGRKNIKFKSGDFFRFKLDRNRYGFGRVILDGHKLRKSGLLPEGHAMLGFMGKPVFIELFAYASQGEASVGELMSRPRLPMDVMFDNAFFYGEFEIFAHEKVDVSQLDFPMSFHVSPARTYLQWGFIEICSDEQSVMKAASRELKELIEENNLKFNCIGFSPRYAQFEIAEILRGEELAYQTNDLRDPETRWARQELMRIFGLNPAKSYFENAQRLGVKTVLEL
- a CDS encoding DUF3137 domain-containing protein; this translates as MRAASRKKAAKPRKGVKTETLFTFIFVGAFVALFAFPAASNLFAALGEKPARNLSENAPNSPASELSPGLKELENERVILVAATKKANLIGLGAGICAGAAITYLLDAIFGAAIGALVYTFTAMLITASKRREFRANFKRQIIEKIVKKHGLSYDKDRGLGLDEFFTIYDCRVDEWSSEDLISGEIEGVRIKFSDFYAAKMVKKKNNTETVVLFRGVLFKADFNKKSSCVTQIAHVNSRNLAIYGQRASMDDARFEEKFDVYTTDQIGARYVLTPALMERFREICERFGCPVNAVFKDGQIFIAVETWRDDFEPQLGKSLTDEATLIAYESEIESFTQIVKELNLNRKIW